Within the Gracilinema caldarium DSM 7334 genome, the region GTTTTGACGAAGCCTTCGAAATTATCCGGCAACTTAAGCCACAGCAAGTTTTTCTTACCCACCTGTGTCATGATTATTCCCATAGTGCTGTAGAGACATATATCCAAGAACAGGGGTTCGGGTTAGATAGGGTTGCACCAGCTTATGATGGGCTGAAGCTATCCCTTCCGTAACAAAATCTTTAAGGGCACGGTAATAGAAAAAAAGACCGCCTTTTCATGGCGGTCTTTTCAGCTTTCAGCCAGACAATATGCAGACTGATGCTTTGTCCAAGTTATGGAAACCTTAGACCTTCTTGGTAACATAGTCACTCTTAAGGCAGCGGGTGCAGAGCTTAAGGGTTATAGTAGTACCCTGGATTTCAGTCTTTACCTTCACTAGGTTGGGTTTCCAGGTGCGGCGGCTATGATTTTTTGCATGGCTAACCTTGTTTCCAGTTACCGTGTGTTTTCCACAAATATCGCAAGTCCGTGACATAACAAACCTTCCTTCCGGAGTATCCATACATACAAAGTATGGGCTACTATATCCTAAGCAGAAAAAAAAGTAAAGCCCTTATGCTACTTATATGATACCTATAGGCTCATTTTATTATTCATAGGCTTGCTAAAGTCGAAACAGTTTTTTTAAAGAAGCTTTTTGCATAATCCGGTAATGAAGATAGAATAGAAGTCCTGCCATAGGAACACATGCAAAGGATACAATGACCGACCAGTCGAGGGTGAGCCGATGCATCAGATTTACATCGATGATGGTTTCAAGCCCAAGACAAAACACCGTCACAGCTAGTAAAAGGATGGCAAACACATTAAGGCCCTTTCTCTGGGAGATACCGATAAAGAGAGAAGCCAAGGTGATGCACAATTCCACAAGGAGCGTAATCGGTAATCCATAACACAGGTACCAGGTAATATGACCATCGAGTACATCAAGCACAAAAATGAGGAGCGGCATACTGGGTCCCAATACAGCAAAAATAAGCCAGGGATATTTTCTAAGAATAAGGGGAATACAAATAACAAGCCACAGCATAAGAATTCCAATTCCTGCATACAGGGACCAGGAAACTTTATGTTCAGCAAAGAGATTGGCAAGAATTGTTACAACCAGGGCAATACCAGAAAAAACCGAGATAAGCTCTACCGCAATTTTACTGTTAATCCTCATATCAGAGGATTCTCTTTCTTCTGTATCACGTTGTTTACCGGACCTGAAGGTTGGATATTCTGCTGTTCCCGGAATATGCTGGGTTTCTAAACGCTGTAATTCTCCTTCCAGGGTTGGTTTTCCACAGAGCGGACACCGTTCATCGGTTTCCCGTACAATGACTAAACAAAAGGGACAATGTCTCATAGGTTTACATCTCCTTCATCATGACTGCTAATAATAAAGACATCGATTCCAAAGGATGAAATTTTGGAGAAAAAGCGGCGTTCAAAATCTGTATTCCGAACCATACTGCCAATGTTGATATAGAGCCGGTTCTGCCAGGTAAGGACCCCCACATTGGCTCCAGTGGTTCGCGCCCTTGATGGGATAAAGCTATAGCGTATCACATGGGAACTAAAGGGCTCAGGCAGTTCAACAATCCCTACATTCGACAGGGAACCGGAATAGGCACCAACACCGATGGTGGCATTGATAATACGCAGAACCAAGGTTTTAATGGGCAGAAACACTATTTTACCAAAGGGATTCCGTTCTCCTCCCACATTCCGCTTTAATTGGCGAACCAATTCCTTTTCTTCGAGCCCTAACTGCATCTGGTGATGCACCCGCCGCAGAATTTCCTCAAAGGTCCAGTGACCGAGCCGTACATCAATATGGGGAGCTACAAAGAGAAAAAAATTTCGCAGGGATTTAGAAGGATATATTTTTCGTAAATTAACTGGAACCTGAACAGAGATGATTTTTTTTGCCCTTCTTTGTTCCCGCCGGGGCAGGGCTTCATACATATCCTGCAGGACATCTATATAAGCTGCGGTTAAAAACTCAGTAAGAGAAACCTTAAAGCTCTTCGCTACAGCCAGAATCTGCTGAACCTCCATGGAACCTAAGGTTTCCCGATAGGCAATGAACATACGGGAACCGGGAATAGTAAAGGCCTGACCGGTTTTATCAGGGACTGTCGCGGTGGGGCGGAAATATTTATTATAACCATCCTCTGCTTCTTCGCTCTCTACCGGTTCCCGGGGATGTTTTATTCCTGCTTCTGTAAGAATCAGGTCTTTAACATCGGTGCCGATCCCAATTCTGCGCAGATATTCCACCGTAAGGGCCCGCATAAATGCAATCGCCCCGGCGCCATCGGTGATCACATGATGAAATTCCACCGCTATTCGTCTGCCATAGGCAAAAATACGGACCGCAGGCCGGTCAGCACCTGGCGGCATGGTGGCACAGGGGTACCGGAGTTCTTTTTCCACTCGGGGTGGTTTGGTAACCGGATCCAGGTAATGCCAGAATACGCCACTGCGCAGCCTCACAAAAAAATAGGGAAACCGGGGATAGAGCGCATCCACCGCATCCTGCAGGGCAGGAACAACAATGGGAGCATCCAGTTCCCCATAAAATCTGAATACAAAGGG harbors:
- a CDS encoding DUF6320 domain-containing protein; the protein is MRHCPFCLVIVRETDERCPLCGKPTLEGELQRLETQHIPGTAEYPTFRSGKQRDTEERESSDMRINSKIAVELISVFSGIALVVTILANLFAEHKVSWSLYAGIGILMLWLVICIPLILRKYPWLIFAVLGPSMPLLIFVLDVLDGHITWYLCYGLPITLLVELCITLASLFIGISQRKGLNVFAILLLAVTVFCLGLETIIDVNLMHRLTLDWSVIVSFACVPMAGLLFYLHYRIMQKASLKKLFRL
- the rpmB gene encoding 50S ribosomal protein L28, with product MSRTCDICGKHTVTGNKVSHAKNHSRRTWKPNLVKVKTEIQGTTITLKLCTRCLKSDYVTKKV